In Drosophila nasuta strain 15112-1781.00 chromosome 2R, ASM2355853v1, whole genome shotgun sequence, a single genomic region encodes these proteins:
- the LOC132786297 gene encoding tRNA modification GTPase GTPBP3, mitochondrial, which produces MMALLRTFSYGSIFRRFATSSGCTIYSLSSGHVKCGVSVIRVSGPQTKQALRALVNNTEYEPKQRQAYLKSFFHPATKDVIDKGLLLWFPGPASFTGEDACEFQVHGSLAVIAAMLDALGQVPGLRPAQPGEFTKRAFFGGKLDLTEVEGLADLIHAETEAQRKQALLQSTGALARLYDNWRKRLIRCCAHLEAYIDFAEEEQMEGGVILQLTKELNAIMRDIRLHLNDQRQGELLRDGVRTVIIGAPNVGKSSLLNLLCQRSVSIVTAQAGTTRDIIETTHNFGGYPVVFADTAGLRKQTTDAIEVEGMARAKQCLAQSDLILLLTDARRLREVNSNEALPTHIESYLQELDIPQELCDGKRLQLVANKTDTLTEKECQSLSKLENVLTLSCHKQDNLPQFLGSLEQLLQQLCGTPQAEHPRITHMRYRQQLERCIEHIEIFLRDYKPDVYPDMAIAAQQLRKSIRCIERITGHVSCEDILDVVFKDFCIGK; this is translated from the exons ATGATGGCGTTGTTGAGAACATTTAGCTATGGTAGCATATTTCGACGCTTTGCGACCTCCAGTGGTTGTACCATCTACAGTCTCAGTTCTGGCCATGTTAAGTGCGGCGTATCCGTGATTCGTGTGTCGGggccacaaacaaaacaagcgCTGCGTGCGCTTGTTAACAACACTGAATATGAACCAAAGCAGCGTCAAGCATATCTCAAATCCTTTTTTCATCCAGCCACCAAAGATGTTATAGACAAAGGACTCTTGCTTTGGTTTCCGGGTCCGGCGTCATTCACAGGCGAGGATGCTTGTGAGTTTCAAGTGCACGGCTCGTTGGCTGTTATTGCTGCCATGTTGGATGCACTTGGTCAAGTACCAGGACTGAGGCCAGCGCAGCCTGGAGAGTTCACAAAACGTGCCTTCTTTGGTGGGAAACTTGATCTTACAGAAGTCGAAGGATTAGCTGATTTAATACACGCTGAAACAGAAGCACAACGCAAGCAA GCTCTTTTACAAAGTACTGGCGCCTTGGCTCGACTCTACGACAACTGGCGCAAGCGTCTCATACGCTGTTGCGCCCATCTCGAGGCCTATATTGACTTTGCCGAAGAAGAGCAGATGGAAGGAGGCGTCATCTTGCAGCTAACTAAAGAGCTGAATGCCATTATGCGTGATATACGCTTGCATCTCAACGATCAGCGCCAGGGAGAATTGTTGCGAGACGGCGTACGCACTGTTATCATAGGTGCGCCGAATGTAGGCAAAAGCAGTCTTCTAAATCTGCTCTGCCAACGTTCAGTGTCCATTGTCACCGCACAAGCGGGTACAACACGTGACATCATCGAGACTACGCATAACTTTGGAGGCTATCCTGTGGTTTTTGCGGACACGGCAGGACTGCGCAAGCAAACTACAGACGCCATCGAAGTGGAGGGCATGGCAAGAGCTAAGCAGTGCTTAGCGCAGTCCGATCTGATACTCTTGCTTACCGATGCTCGACGCTTGCGTGAGGTAAACAGTAACGAAGCCTTACCCACGCACATCGAGAGCTATTTGCAGGAACTGGACATACCCCAGGAACTGTGCGACGGCAAGCGACTGCAATTGGTGGCCAATAAAACAGATACATTGACAGAGAAGGAATGTCAGAGCCTCAGTAAATTGGAGAATGTACTAACACTTTCGTGCCACAAACAGGATAATTTGCCACAGTTCCTGGGCTCAttggagcagctgctgcagcagctgtgtgGCACACCACAAGCAGAACATCCACGCATCACGCACATGCGTTACAGACAGCAATTGGAACGTTGCATTGAGCACATTGAGATATTTCTAAGAGATTACAAACCCGATGTCTACCCTGACATGGCCATagcagcgcagcagctgcGTAAATCGATTCGCTGTATTGAACGCATCACTGGACATGTCAGTTGCGAAGATATACTCGACGTAGTGTTCAAAGATTTTTGTATTGGCAAATGA
- the LOC132786408 gene encoding uncharacterized protein LOC132786408, translated as MVKGNNGTKMMVNRVMELLNAKIARAQTRHVAKRMPVASLNSPYMDINAMQRERQKCQAYDASKRLSMWEQKQDQGNEVQVGARLDQSHYKHSGLKKRIYDCTWVDFPVRQQTKPQPIFILDEHIPVRRRNCENRPETAKPCDAEASDFLKQMYSSGTQKNRNPHPDCLNSNPKAIQKNFCEKRLSPRQSRFYN; from the coding sequence ATGGTTAAGGGTAACAATGGAACCAAAATGATGGTTAATCGCGTAATGGAGCTGCTAAATGCTAAGATCGCACGTGCCCAGACTAGACACGTTGCCAAGCGGATGCCTGTGGCAAGTCTGAATAGTCCCTACATGGATATCAACGCAATGCAGCGTGAACGCCAGAAGTGCCAAGCATATGATGCTAGTAAACGACTCTCTATGTGGGAACAGAAGCAAGATCAAGGAAATGAGGTGCAGGTCGGAGCTCGACTCGATCAGTCACATTACAAACACAGTGGACTTAAAAAGCGCATCTACGATTGCACTTGGGTTGATTTTCCAGTAAGACAACAAACTAAGCCTCAGCCAATTTTTATTCTCGATGAACACATTCCTGTCAGACGTAGGAATTGTGAAAACCGCCCGGAAACTGCAAAACCATGCGACGCTGAGGCTTCAGACTTCCTGAAGCAAATGTACAGTTCCGGCACTCAGAAGAATCGTAACCCACATCCCGATTGCTTAAATTCCAATCCAAAAGCTATACAAAAGAACTTCTGCGAAAAGAGGCTCAGCCCAAGACAATCGCGTTTCTATAACTGA
- the LOC132786265 gene encoding uncharacterized protein LOC132786265 isoform X2: protein MTVDTNFFRSTARPSVWICPLKIHKDSLLSRRVRALIFPNKAAVLLTAALTKIVVGGRPSGLQYSLEFDMYVPLPDTIEGWRPNILIGPTTKKPAAMKPNRRWEGQWHRYGDNNVYPFSRQSIHYEGPYRAGNYVKYVKPSVHKDLFYKSPWKLTEEPWQRHRSSNVQNEVYDSWSDVPRWKLNRGYRERREIFDQLEAMGNFFQLDFRSCIKRAMCELQARFNMQHKTSFLMDDLLRIVLTVPDDVADDKYQHRMNGRDCVRSYAVSCPYSVLDFLTRTSKTK, encoded by the exons ATGACAGTCGATACTAATTTCTTTAGAAGCACCGCAAGACCTTCAGTTTGGATTTGTCCGTTGA AGATTCATAAGGATAGTTTATTATCGCGTCGCGTTCGTGCTTTAATATTCCCGAACAAGGCAGCAGTTTTGCTTACAGCCGCGctaacaaaaattgttgtggGTGGACGGCCAAGCGGACTGCAATACAGTCTCGAGTTTGATATGTATGTTCCTTTGCCCGATACGATCGAAGGTTGGCGTCCCAACATTCTAATAGGTCCTACTACTAAAAAACCAGCAGCAATGAAACCAAATCGACGTTGGGAAGGCCAATGGCATCGCTATGGCGATAATAATGTTTATCCATTTAGCAGGCAAAGTATTCACTATGAAGGTCCCTACCGGGCCGGAAACTACGTCAA ATATGTTAAGCCCAGTGTGCataaagatttattttataagaGCCCTTGGAAATTGACGGAGGAGCCTTGGCAGCGTCATCGTTCATCTAATGTTCAAAATGAGGTATATGATTCTTGGTCTGATGTGCCCAGGTGGAAGCTTAATCGTGGCTACAGGGAAAGACGCGAAATCTTTGACCAACTGGAAGCAATGGGAAATTT CTTTCAACTGGATTTTAGATCCTGCATAAAGCGGGCCATGTGCGAGCTTCAAGCCAGGTTTAATATGCAACACAAAACTAGCTTCCTTATGGATGATCTATTACGAATAGTGCTCAC CGTTCCCGATGATGTAGCCGATGACAAGTATCAACATCGCATGAATGGTAGGGATTGTGTTCGTTCCTATGCAGTTAGCTGTCCATATTCGGTGCTTGACTTTCTCACACGAACATCTAAAACGaagtaa
- the LOC132786265 gene encoding uncharacterized protein LOC132786265 isoform X1 encodes MGIKIIILPLLALIFVDLSLSNQIEIHKDSLLSRRVRALIFPNKAAVLLTAALTKIVVGGRPSGLQYSLEFDMYVPLPDTIEGWRPNILIGPTTKKPAAMKPNRRWEGQWHRYGDNNVYPFSRQSIHYEGPYRAGNYVKYVKPSVHKDLFYKSPWKLTEEPWQRHRSSNVQNEVYDSWSDVPRWKLNRGYRERREIFDQLEAMGNFFQLDFRSCIKRAMCELQARFNMQHKTSFLMDDLLRIVLTVPDDVADDKYQHRMNGRDCVRSYAVSCPYSVLDFLTRTSKTK; translated from the exons ATGGGGATTAAGATAATAATATTGCCTCTATTGGCTTTAATATTTGTGGATCTTTCCTTATCCAATCAAATAGAGATTCATAAGGATAGTTTATTATCGCGTCGCGTTCGTGCTTTAATATTCCCGAACAAGGCAGCAGTTTTGCTTACAGCCGCGctaacaaaaattgttgtggGTGGACGGCCAAGCGGACTGCAATACAGTCTCGAGTTTGATATGTATGTTCCTTTGCCCGATACGATCGAAGGTTGGCGTCCCAACATTCTAATAGGTCCTACTACTAAAAAACCAGCAGCAATGAAACCAAATCGACGTTGGGAAGGCCAATGGCATCGCTATGGCGATAATAATGTTTATCCATTTAGCAGGCAAAGTATTCACTATGAAGGTCCCTACCGGGCCGGAAACTACGTCAA ATATGTTAAGCCCAGTGTGCataaagatttattttataagaGCCCTTGGAAATTGACGGAGGAGCCTTGGCAGCGTCATCGTTCATCTAATGTTCAAAATGAGGTATATGATTCTTGGTCTGATGTGCCCAGGTGGAAGCTTAATCGTGGCTACAGGGAAAGACGCGAAATCTTTGACCAACTGGAAGCAATGGGAAATTT CTTTCAACTGGATTTTAGATCCTGCATAAAGCGGGCCATGTGCGAGCTTCAAGCCAGGTTTAATATGCAACACAAAACTAGCTTCCTTATGGATGATCTATTACGAATAGTGCTCAC CGTTCCCGATGATGTAGCCGATGACAAGTATCAACATCGCATGAATGGTAGGGATTGTGTTCGTTCCTATGCAGTTAGCTGTCCATATTCGGTGCTTGACTTTCTCACACGAACATCTAAAACGaagtaa
- the LOC132786267 gene encoding uncharacterized protein LOC132786267, with amino-acid sequence MLGLSSVLRRFAILGQVNKLQLATTLRFKSKKCKKGNVEKEKCKQGKFSEFPCGRPENLLVRQPKVNEAKMTKPPSIWLNPFCDEDAPYCPFNPRFDDIYYVESDKAKRKYWQTWVACPPMQIKKKKICCFENIKAAPLRRRTRNKPKTACPQPVDCTVKEKLDCPRFKRRCHRAGRNPPDCVKTKRPLICSKPLTPYPAFSECVRMKPNALPLSECICWKKPMVCEAWAEWRRRSMRKMRKV; translated from the coding sequence atgctTGGATTAAGCTCGGTCTTAAGACGTTTTGCGATATTGGGTCAAGTGAATAAGCTTCAGCTCGCGACTACACTACGTTTCAAGTCAAAGAAATGTAAGAAGGGCAATGTTGAGAAAGAAAAGTGCAAGCAGGGTAAATTCTCTGAATTCCCATGTGGACGACCAGAAAATTTGCTAGTACGCCAGCCCAAGGTGAACGAGGCTAAGATGACAAAGCCGCCATCGATCTGGCTTAATCCATTCTGCGATGAGGATGCACCCTATTGTCCATTTAATCCGCGCTTCGACGACATCTACTATGTGGAATCGGACAAGGCCAAGCGAAAGTATTGGCAGACCTGGGTCGCCTGTCCGCCCATGCAGATCAAGAAAAAGAAGATTTGTTGCTTTGAGAATATCAAGGCTGCTCCTTTGAGACGTCGCACACGTAACAAGCCAAAAACTGCCTGCCCACAGCCAGTTGACTGCACGGTTAAGGAGAAGTTGGATTGTCCACGTTTCAAAAGACGCTGCCACAGAGCTGGGCGCAATCCGCCAGACTGTGTGAAGACAAAGAGACCACTGATCTGCAGCAAGCCGTTGACACCTTATCCCGCCTTCTCTGAATGTGTTCGCATGAAGCCAAATGCTTTGCCATTGAGCGAATGCATTTGCTGGAAGAAACCGATGGTTTGTGAGGCCTGGGCAGAGTGGCGACGTCGCTCCATGAGGAAGATGAGGAAGGTTTAG
- the LOC132786268 gene encoding uncharacterized protein LOC132786268, translated as MNEKNQVVLLLAVVFGISLIAANTNRFVPNTLSTVRSDNVSHVPILPKLNRAKRVAIYNGQGVVKFVAGVAHPVKQVDKDQSFWFFYNVQNQWIPTTIPLYWWSFWNTTAFVSTARELRKGLQSTIHHDSTRTWLYDAIETGMEHLQGSESGTTCLLRSICEISQLPFDDVNIFSEILNAVLIPTMDNVAEKYINARDAGRAGADCIKTYNECSPRVWDFLTHVTKISI; from the exons ATGAACGAGAAAAATCAAGTCGTGCTACTGCTGGCAGTTGTCTTTGGCATTAGCCTGATAGCAGCGAATACCAACAGATTCGTACCCAATACCTTATCGACTGTCAGATCCGACAATGTAAGCCACGTACCGATCCTTCCAAAGCTAAATCGTGCCAAGCGTGTAGCTATTTACAATGGTCAAGGCGTTGTGAAG TTTGTCGCTGGCGTAGCGCATCCCGTCAAGCAGGTAGACAAAGATCAATCATTTTGGTTCTTCTACAATGTACAAAATCAATGGATACCCACAACAATTCCCCTTTATTGGTGGAGTTTTTGGAATACTACAGCCTTTGTGAGCACAGCCCGTGAGTTGCGCAAAGGTTTGCAGTCTACAATACATCACGATTCTACACGAACTTGGCTCTACGATGCCATCGAAACGGGCATGGAACA TTTGCAGGGCAGCGAAAGTGGCACAACTTGCCTGCTGCGCAGTATATGCGAAATATCCCAACTGCCCTTCGATGATGTCAATATCTTTAGCGAGATTCTCAATGCAGTGCTGAT ACCAACGATGGATAATGTGGCcgaaaaatacataaatgctAGAGACGCTGGTCGCGCTGGTGCCGATTGCATTAAAACTTACAACGAATGCAGCCCAAGGGTTTGGGACTTTTTAACGCACGTCACGAAAATATCTATCTGA